The Deinococcus malanensis nucleotide sequence TAACAGCGATGATACGGGTTGTGCCCGCCAGCGCGGCCGCACTTTCAGGACGCGGCCACCGCCACCTCCGGCCATGCAAGGATGGCCCGTATGTCAGGCCGAACCATCGTCATTACCGGCGCCAGCGACGGCATCGGTGCGCAGGCAGCGCGCCAGCTGGTCCGCAGCGGGGAACACGTCGTGCTGGTTGGACGGTCGCCTCAAAAGACCCGGGTACTGGCTGCCGAGCTGAGGGCGCCCTACCATCTGGCGGATTTCACGCGGCTGGACGATGTTCGCGCCCTCGCTGCGTCTTTGGAGACCTACGGGCGCATCGACATCCTGATGAACAATGCCGGAGGCGTGATGGGACCACGCGAAACCACCCCCGACGGCCTTGAAAAGACGCTGCAGGTCAATCATCTGGCCCCATTTCTGCTGACGAACCTGCTGCTGGACCGGCGGAGCGCCGACCGCCGCGTGGTGCTCAACACCTCCAGCGCCGCGAACCGGCTGTTTTCCAGGCTGGACCTGACGGACCTGGAACTTACCCGGGGCTACAACCCCAACCGGGCCTACGGCAACGCCAAACTGGCCAACATCCTGTTTACCCGTGAATTGCACCGGCGCTATCACGCCCAGGGGCTCAGCACGGCGGCCTTTCACCCCGGCGCCGTGGCCACCAATTTCGCCAGTGAATCGTCCAGCCTGATGCGCCTGATCTACCGCACGCCGCTGCGCCGCCTCCTGCTGATCACGCCGGAGCAGGGCACCGACACGATGCTGTGGCTGGCCAATGGCACACCGGGGGTGGACTGGCAGTCGGGCCAGTATTACGACCGCCGCAAGGTCGGCGCGGTGCACCCCATCGCCGATAACCCTGTGCTGGCCCAGATGCTGTGGGACCAGAGTGCCCAGATGGTGGGGCTGTAAGCGGGACCCAACCCCAGCCATGCTCTTCTTCCCCTGGCCCCCCACCATCAGGCAAGATGAAGCATGAGCGACGTCATCCTGCACCCGCCTGAAGGCGGTGAAAGCTTTATGGCGGCTGGAACGCTGATCCTCATCAAACTTCGCAGCGAGGCGACAGGTGGAAGGTATTCGGTCACGGAGTACCACCTTCCACCGGACTTTTCGGGGCCGCCCCCTCATGTCCACTCCGTGTTTGAGCACGCCTGGCAGGTGCTGGAAGGATCCATTCAGGTCCAGGTCGGCGCAGTGGTTCAGCAGCTTCCAGCAGGAAGTTTTGTCTTCGTGCCTGCCCGAACGCCCCATACGTTCAGCAACCCCGGCTCACAGCCGGCCCGCCTGCTCGCTGTGGATTCTCCCGGGGGACTTGAGGAGTACTACACCGAACTCGCGCGGGCATTTCCTCCAGGCACGCCCCTTGACCGAAGCGTGGTGGCAGAGATTCAGAAGCGTTTCGACACCCACCCCGCGACATAACCCGGGCCGCCAGGCAACGACGGCCACATTCAAAGGAGGGCACCCGATGGCGCATGAACCTGACAGGGAAACCCAGCCGGCTCACAGCGAGCATGCCTCACCAGCACCCCGGATCGTCGGCCCGGCAGACGGCCATTTTGTCGATCTCGGTGCGCTTGGCGTCCGGTTCATGGTGTGGGGCCACGAGTCCGGCGGCGGCTTTTCGCTGGTCGAGCATCCGATTCCCCCGCGTACCCTGGCGGCCCCGCTGCACCGCCACTCCAACGAGGATGAGTACAGCTACGTGCTTGAGGGCCGCATGGGCGCACTTCTGGGCGATCAGGTGGTGTACGCGCAGCGCGGCGACCTGGTGTTCAAGCCCCGGCACCAGTGGCACACCTTCTGGAATGCCGGGGACGAGCCCTGCCGGGTTCTGGAGATCATCTCGCCCGGCGGATTCGAGCAGGCGTTTGCCGATATGGGCGCTGACCCAGACAGTTTCGTTGGTGACGGCGCGCCGGCCATGGACGTCCGGTACGGACTTGAGGTCGATTACGACAGTGTCGCCCGGATGTGCAGGGAATACGACCTGGTCTTCCCCATGGATCAGGAGGCGTAACAGGGCCCGGTCCGAAAGGCCGCTGTGCAGCGGAGGATCGGCTGCCTCTCCCGGCGAAGGTCACCAATCCTGCCCCGACTGGAATATGTCCTGAAAGCCGCAGCAGAACCCGGACGACACCCACGAACGCGCGCAGCACAGGAGCCTGACCAATGAACAGGACAACCAGCGCGCTACCCACAGAGCCCCCGACGAAGGCCGGAAACTCTGGGTGGCCGACGAACTGATGACTTTCAAGGCCACGGCCGAACAGACCGGTGGCCTCTATGCCCTGACAGATTCCGTGGTTCCACCCGGCGGTGGGTCACCTCCGCACATTCACCACCGCGAAGACGAGGCGTTCCGGGTGCTGGAAGGCAGGCTGGACATCCGGGTGGGCGAGCAGCGGTTTACCGTGGAGGTCGGATCGTTTGTCCATCTACCCAGGGACGTGATTCATTCCCACATCGATGTCGGGACTGAACCGGCCCGCTTCCTGACATGGATTGTGCCTGCGGGTCTGGAGCGGTTCTTTAAAGAGGTCGGGACCCCAGGAACAGACGTGTCTTCCCCTCCGCCATTTGACGAGGACGCCATAAATCGGCTCCTGGGGGTTGCCCCCGGGTACGGGATAGGAGTCCCGACAGTCCCGGACGATGACCTCTGACAGCCGCAGCACCTGCGTGAAAGTGGTCACAGGGCCCACTGGAAGGGAGCCCCAGGCCGCCGGTTCAGTCCTGGTGAGGAACTGGGACGACACATCGGGCAGAACGGAGCTGCCTTGTGTCTTCAGAGCCGTACACCCGGCCCGGCTCCTGGCGTCAACCGTGGTCCTGTGCAGCAAACCCGTTACCCTGCCGGCATGGATTACGCGAGTCATCTGGGCATGACGGTGCTCGAGGCTGGCCCCAACCTCACCCGCGTCAGACTGACGGTGGAAGCGCAGGGGCTCAACATGCACGGCACCGCGCACGGCGGGCTGATTTTCAGCCTCGCGGATGAGGCCTTTGCCGTGATCAGCAATGCCAGCGCCCAGGCGGTGGCCGTCGAGACCCACCTGAGCTTTTTTCGCGCCGCGAGGCTGGGCGATGAGCTGGTGGCGGTCGCTACGCCGGAACGGATAGGCCGCACCCTGGCGACCTACCGGGTGGAGGTGCGCCGGGGCGAGAAGGGTGAGGTGGTTGCCCTGTTCCTGGGCACGGTCTCCAGGCGGGAAAAGCCGGGAACGTGAAAATTGAGGGGAGGGCAGGCTTATGGCCTGCCCTCCCCTCTCGGCGCCGTTCAGTACCGGACAGTGTAAGACGCGGTATCGCTGGTCCAGTCCTGCTGAGGCACAGGCTGGGTGATCGGATTGACCACGATGCTCAGCGCCTGGGCAAAGCCGGGCGCCGTGGTGGGCTTGACCGTGGCGAAGCTCTGGCCCTGCTGGTAGGTGCTGAGTTCGCTTAGATTCAGTGGCCGGCGGCTGGCAATGACCAGCACGCGGTTCAGACCTTCAGGCCCCGCCACATCGAAGGTGAACTGGTCCCCTGACGCCGGGAAGGCGCGGGTCTGACCGGCACGCACGTAGTTACTGCCGCTGATCCGATTGGGCAGAATCTGGTCGGCGGTGCCGTCAGGGTTGATGTTGAACAGGTACACGTAGGCGTTCTCGTCGACGGTGGTGTACAGCGTGATCCGGTCTCCCACATAGTAGACCGGCGTACGTGCGCCGCTGGGATCACGATTGACCCACACGCGCGCCTGCAGGGTGGTCTGCACCGGGTTGACAATGATGCTCTGGGCGCTGAGCTTGGGAGCAGCCAGAGCGGAAGTGACAAGGGTGCCGAGCACAGAAGCGGTGAGGGCGAGCAGCAAAACGGGCTTCTTCATGACTTCCTCCAGCGACGCGCCGAAAACAGGCGTGTGCACTAGCTATACGGTAGGCTCCGGCACCTGACGTGCGGTGAAGGCTGGCTGACGGAAGGTGAGGAAGTTCGCTTTTGGACTCATGAGAGGCTGGCGGCTTACGCCATTCTCGGCGGGACCAGAGGCCATCGTCATGCTCTGCCGCTGCTTCTTTGAATGGTCGTTCAGACGCCCTGCCTTGCACATGGCACCAGAAAGCAGAAGCGGCCTTCCCGGAAAGGAAGGCCACCGTCTGGCAGGGATACCAGGATTCGAACCTAGACGAACAGATCCAAAATCTGTTGTGCTGCCATTACACTATATCCCCGTAAAATGGCGCTGGCGCGGGTCCTGCGGCGCGAGCTTCAGAAGTATATGGGGGCAGGACCGGGCCGGTCAACTGACCCCATCAACCAGCGGGCTGCGCCTCACGGGGCTCGACCACCTTGAGGCCGGCGTGCTGAAGCAGCAGCCGTTTTTGCCCGATGCCGGGGAAATACACCAGCACTTCCCGCCGTTCGCCCTGGTGGAAGCCCTGCATAAAAACGCCCTCGCCGAAGCGGGCATGCAGCAGGCGCAGCGGCTGGGTGCCGGTTACCGCACGTTGCAGCTCGCGGCTGGGAATGCCCAGCCGGGCACTGACTTCCGGCAGCGACAGGCCATGGAGGTCCAGCAGTTCACGTGCCTGGAGCGGCCAGGAAGGAGGCAGATCAGGAGCCTGGTCCGGCAGGACCGACACCCCGGCGATTTCGGCAGGCACCGGCTGCACGCCCAGCAGAGTTTCCAGAAACAGCCGCGTGGTGTGCTTGTCGGTCGGTCGGCGCTCGCCACTGGCCAGATGCGGGGCGAAGCACCGGCTGACCGCGATGCACTCGTAGCAGCCTTCGGCATTCTTGCAGCAGGTCTTGACGGTCAGGTCCAGTGCGCGCCGCAGCAGGGCATCGAACTGCTCATAGGCGCGCCGGGATACTCCCAGACCACCCAGCCAGTCGTCGTACAGGAAGAAATAGTCGTCACGCCCTTCACGGAACGCCCCGGCCAGATCGTTGTCGTCACACGCGATGCGTTCGGGCGTGACCTTCTGCAGCAGGTGCTTGATGGTGTGCGCCACTGCCCCCGGACGCTCGGTGGCGCGGGCGTCCAGCCCGACCTCCAGGGCCCCGGTGCGGAATGGGGGCAGTTCGACCGGCTGATCGTAGAGGTGCTCGGAGAGCTTGTGGTCCTGCATGCGGTCCTGAATGCGCCCGCTGCATTTCACGCAGGTCCGCTCGGTGGGGCCAGGCTCGCGGTCGCAGCCCACGCAGACGCGCTCGAAGACCTGCCGGCGCATCTGGTAGCCGGTGTAGCGGCGGCGGATCACCACCTCGCCGTGCCGGAACGCCAGTGGCCCGCGTTTCTCCCACGCCCCCATGCGCAGCGGCGTGACTTCGATGCTGTACAGACCCCGGGTAAACAGGCTGGCCGCGTCGTATCTCTCCACGATAATCGCGGTGCCGGCCGGGTGCGCCTCCCAGCGCGTCACCTTGTATCCCTGGCCATCCAGGGTGAAGACCGCTCCTTCATGTTTCTCGGTCAGCGCGTAATGCTGACTGGGGGATTCCAGCGGCGCGTCCAGGCTGCGCGCACCCAGGCGTTCCCACTCGGCGTGCTCCACGACCGCGAATTTGGCACTGCCCTCACCACGCAGGTTCCAGTAACGCTGCTGGGTTCCGGGCGTGTCCGGGTAGGGGACTGGCAGGCCAGCCATACGGAATTCCTCGGCCTCGCGGGACTGGTGACGCGGCGAGAGGTAGGGATTCTCGGCCTCCACCACCGCCTTTTCAATCGGTCCGGTCAGCAGTTCCAGGAAATTGCCCGCGTTGCTGTAAAAGGCGTCGGCCGGCTGCGGGACCCCCTGCTCGTTCAGGGCAGGCAGGTACAGCACCAGTCCCGGCGCCACCCGCCCGGCGCGGCCCGCCATCTGCCGGAAGGCCATGCGGCTGCCCGGGTAGCCATCGATGATCACCACTTCCAGGTCCCCGATGTCCACGCCGGCCTCCAGGGCATTGGTGGCAAACATGACACCGCTTCCGGCGCGGCGAAATTCGCTCAGGCGGCCCTCGCGGTCGCTGGTGCCGGCCATGTACAGGTGCGCGCGGCTGGCGTACTGCGGCTGCGCGCGGTAGGTGCCGTACAGCCGCGCGGCGCGGGAGCGGCCCCGGAAGAAGGCCAGCACCTTGACGTTGTAGCGGCTGCTGGCGTCCATCACGGCATTCCAGAAGCGGCGCGGCTGACCACGGTGGTCTGCAAGCACGTAGCGCTTCCCGTGGCGCGCGGCGCCGGACTGGCTGACTTCCACTGCGTCCACACCGGTCAGTTCCCGCGCGAACTCGGCCGGGTTGCCGATGGTCGCGGTGCTCAGGACCACCTGGGGATTGGCGCCCAGCGCCCTGGCCAGCCGCAGCAGGCGCCGCAGCATGCCCGCCACCTCCGAGCCAAAACCGCCCCGGTAGGTGTGCGCCTCGTCCAGCACCAGATACGACAGCCGCGACAGGAAAGCGCGCATGCGCGGCTGGGTCAGGGCCCAGTGCAGCTTATCCGGCGTGGCGGTGACCATCCGCACGCCGTCCCGGAAGACCTCACCGGCCTGGGCCGCCCCCTGAAAAGCGCCGATTTCCCAGTCGAAGCCTCCGCGGTCGCGGAAGGTGTTCAGCTTGTCGCGCTGGTCCTGACCCAGGGCGACAAGC carries:
- a CDS encoding DEAD/DEAH box helicase, giving the protein MLPARSPFAHLEGFLRDTLGSGATRLYEEEAQAAQTLPVGSLDWSPGVQRGFGFPSVYSHQAQTYGLMKEGRNVIVTTPTASGKTGAFFPAVFDRLERAPEATALFVYPLVALGQDQRDKLNTFRDRGGFDWEIGAFQGAAQAGEVFRDGVRMVTATPDKLHWALTQPRMRAFLSRLSYLVLDEAHTYRGGFGSEVAGMLRRLLRLARALGANPQVVLSTATIGNPAEFARELTGVDAVEVSQSGAARHGKRYVLADHRGQPRRFWNAVMDASSRYNVKVLAFFRGRSRAARLYGTYRAQPQYASRAHLYMAGTSDREGRLSEFRRAGSGVMFATNALEAGVDIGDLEVVIIDGYPGSRMAFRQMAGRAGRVAPGLVLYLPALNEQGVPQPADAFYSNAGNFLELLTGPIEKAVVEAENPYLSPRHQSREAEEFRMAGLPVPYPDTPGTQQRYWNLRGEGSAKFAVVEHAEWERLGARSLDAPLESPSQHYALTEKHEGAVFTLDGQGYKVTRWEAHPAGTAIIVERYDAASLFTRGLYSIEVTPLRMGAWEKRGPLAFRHGEVVIRRRYTGYQMRRQVFERVCVGCDREPGPTERTCVKCSGRIQDRMQDHKLSEHLYDQPVELPPFRTGALEVGLDARATERPGAVAHTIKHLLQKVTPERIACDDNDLAGAFREGRDDYFFLYDDWLGGLGVSRRAYEQFDALLRRALDLTVKTCCKNAEGCYECIAVSRCFAPHLASGERRPTDKHTTRLFLETLLGVQPVPAEIAGVSVLPDQAPDLPPSWPLQARELLDLHGLSLPEVSARLGIPSRELQRAVTGTQPLRLLHARFGEGVFMQGFHQGERREVLVYFPGIGQKRLLLQHAGLKVVEPREAQPAG
- a CDS encoding cupin domain-containing protein; its protein translation is MADELMTFKATAEQTGGLYALTDSVVPPGGGSPPHIHHREDEAFRVLEGRLDIRVGEQRFTVEVGSFVHLPRDVIHSHIDVGTEPARFLTWIVPAGLERFFKEVGTPGTDVSSPPPFDEDAINRLLGVAPGYGIGVPTVPDDDL
- a CDS encoding cupin domain-containing protein codes for the protein MAHEPDRETQPAHSEHASPAPRIVGPADGHFVDLGALGVRFMVWGHESGGGFSLVEHPIPPRTLAAPLHRHSNEDEYSYVLEGRMGALLGDQVVYAQRGDLVFKPRHQWHTFWNAGDEPCRVLEIISPGGFEQAFADMGADPDSFVGDGAPAMDVRYGLEVDYDSVARMCREYDLVFPMDQEA
- the paaI gene encoding hydroxyphenylacetyl-CoA thioesterase PaaI; the encoded protein is MDYASHLGMTVLEAGPNLTRVRLTVEAQGLNMHGTAHGGLIFSLADEAFAVISNASAQAVAVETHLSFFRAARLGDELVAVATPERIGRTLATYRVEVRRGEKGEVVALFLGTVSRREKPGT
- a CDS encoding SDR family NAD(P)-dependent oxidoreductase; translated protein: MSGRTIVITGASDGIGAQAARQLVRSGEHVVLVGRSPQKTRVLAAELRAPYHLADFTRLDDVRALAASLETYGRIDILMNNAGGVMGPRETTPDGLEKTLQVNHLAPFLLTNLLLDRRSADRRVVLNTSSAANRLFSRLDLTDLELTRGYNPNRAYGNAKLANILFTRELHRRYHAQGLSTAAFHPGAVATNFASESSSLMRLIYRTPLRRLLLITPEQGTDTMLWLANGTPGVDWQSGQYYDRRKVGAVHPIADNPVLAQMLWDQSAQMVGL
- a CDS encoding cupin domain-containing protein, with translation MSDVILHPPEGGESFMAAGTLILIKLRSEATGGRYSVTEYHLPPDFSGPPPHVHSVFEHAWQVLEGSIQVQVGAVVQQLPAGSFVFVPARTPHTFSNPGSQPARLLAVDSPGGLEEYYTELARAFPPGTPLDRSVVAEIQKRFDTHPAT
- a CDS encoding DUF4384 domain-containing protein, which translates into the protein MKKPVLLLALTASVLGTLVTSALAAPKLSAQSIIVNPVQTTLQARVWVNRDPSGARTPVYYVGDRITLYTTVDENAYVYLFNINPDGTADQILPNRISGSNYVRAGQTRAFPASGDQFTFDVAGPEGLNRVLVIASRRPLNLSELSTYQQGQSFATVKPTTAPGFAQALSIVVNPITQPVPQQDWTSDTASYTVRY